In one Geoglobus acetivorans genomic region, the following are encoded:
- a CDS encoding UPF0179 family protein, with protein sequence MENEVNKIVTLCGKDWAITGIEFTFVGGSQECEQCRLKKVCLKLRIGSKYKIVGVRNGEVQPCQLHDDGVIAVEVVELPLLLAVDSKMAVEGAVIRINGNCSNVECSFFNICNPSNIGKDESLEIIGVGEAFECPKGKTMRVVEVSRSG encoded by the coding sequence ATGGAAAATGAGGTTAATAAAATAGTAACTCTATGCGGTAAAGATTGGGCGATTACCGGTATAGAATTCACATTTGTTGGAGGATCACAGGAGTGTGAGCAGTGCAGACTGAAAAAAGTCTGCTTAAAGCTGAGAATAGGTTCGAAGTACAAAATCGTGGGTGTGAGAAACGGAGAGGTTCAGCCCTGCCAGCTCCACGATGATGGTGTGATTGCCGTGGAGGTTGTGGAGCTTCCCCTGCTTTTGGCAGTCGATTCCAAGATGGCTGTTGAAGGGGCAGTAATCAGAATCAACGGCAACTGCAGCAATGTGGAGTGCAGTTTCTTCAACATCTGCAACCCGTCAAATATCGGAAAAGACGAGAGTCTTGAGATTATTGGAGTGGGGGAGGCGTTTGAATGTCCTAAGGGAAAGACGATGCGGGTTGTTGAGGTCAGCAGGTCGGGATGA